A window of Rufibacter sp. LB8 contains these coding sequences:
- a CDS encoding family 43 glycosylhydrolase encodes MKKSALKVLVLGLCQAVLFGCAPRTIPSGTVTTTKPTAQATQFFTNPIADGADPWVIKQDGMYYSCGVTKGGIYVSKSPVLTKFGERVPVWKAPATGWNSSNLWAPEIHFLQGKWYIYYTAGRKEGGPFLYQRSGVLESVSDDPFGPYADKGMLHTGDHLQDTASIKWAIDLSPFSLNGQLYAVWSGWEENAATDKTKQHLYIARMQNPYTISSTRVKLSSPVADWETGGELDLQEGPEMLKKKEKAFIIYSTRESWLKEYRLGYLLLTDTLADPTQPQNWTKSAGPVFQGTAQVLGAGHCSFTTSPDGSEDWILYHSKKTVNPGWQRDIRMQKFTWSATGLPVFGEPVPAGVPLAVPSGQKNQE; translated from the coding sequence ATGAAAAAGAGTGCCTTAAAGGTGTTGGTTTTAGGTTTGTGCCAGGCGGTACTGTTTGGTTGTGCTCCACGCACTATACCGTCGGGTACCGTGACCACCACCAAACCAACGGCACAGGCCACGCAATTTTTCACCAATCCCATTGCAGATGGCGCAGACCCGTGGGTAATTAAGCAGGACGGTATGTACTATTCTTGCGGCGTCACCAAAGGCGGTATCTACGTGTCAAAATCACCGGTGCTGACCAAGTTTGGGGAACGAGTGCCCGTCTGGAAGGCCCCGGCCACGGGTTGGAACTCCAGCAATCTCTGGGCGCCGGAGATTCATTTTCTGCAAGGCAAATGGTATATTTATTACACGGCGGGCAGAAAGGAAGGCGGGCCGTTTCTGTACCAGCGCTCAGGCGTGTTGGAGTCTGTGTCTGATGACCCCTTTGGGCCTTACGCAGACAAAGGCATGCTGCATACCGGTGATCATCTGCAAGACACGGCTAGCATTAAATGGGCCATTGACTTGTCGCCGTTTTCTTTGAACGGACAATTGTATGCAGTATGGAGCGGGTGGGAAGAAAACGCAGCCACAGACAAAACCAAGCAACATCTATACATCGCCCGCATGCAAAACCCTTACACCATCAGTTCTACGCGCGTGAAACTATCGTCGCCGGTGGCGGACTGGGAAACGGGCGGGGAACTGGATTTGCAGGAAGGCCCCGAGATGCTCAAAAAGAAAGAGAAAGCCTTCATTATTTATTCTACGCGGGAGTCTTGGCTGAAGGAATACCGGCTGGGCTATTTATTGCTCACAGACACCTTGGCAGACCCCACCCAACCGCAGAACTGGACCAAAAGCGCCGGACCGGTTTTTCAGGGCACGGCGCAGGTGCTGGGGGCGGGGCATTGCAGTTTCACCACGTCACCGGACGGTTCTGAAGACTGGATTCTCTACCATTCCAAGAAAACCGTGAACCCCGGCTGGCAGCGCGACATCAGAATGCAGAAATTCACCTGGAGCGCCACTGGTTTGCCGGTATTTGGCGAGCCGGTGCCGGCGGGCGTGCCATTGGCGGTACCGTCGGGGCAAAAAAATCAGGAATAA
- a CDS encoding aldose epimerase family protein → MNKKTLQQTLLSLSLASMTVTGLVGCSTKTETKETETATTTETKNMENLNGEPFGKLKDGQEMRLYTLTNKNNAKATFTNYGGRLVGLWVPDKNGKMTDVVVGLPSATAFESSSEPYFGATIGRFGNRIAKGKFTLEGKEYTLPINNAPNTLHGGKKGFQDVVWQAQQTSANTIVLTYTSKDMEEGFPGNLTAKVTYTLTDDNQLTMDYEATTDKTTVVNLTNHAFFNLNGEGSGTILNHTLQVNADTYTPIDATLIPTGKIEPVAGTPFDFKNPTAIGARINDKNEQLKNGAGYDHNFVLNQSTDTGLFKAATAIGDKSGIVLEVLTQEPGLQFYSGNFMKSQNTFKGGSKDDYRTAFCLETQHFPDSPNQPNFPSTVLKPGETYKTSSSYKFSVQK, encoded by the coding sequence ATGAACAAAAAAACCTTACAGCAGACATTGCTGTCCCTTTCCCTGGCCAGCATGACCGTGACCGGCCTGGTGGGTTGCTCTACCAAAACGGAGACCAAGGAAACGGAAACAGCCACCACCACAGAAACCAAAAACATGGAAAACTTGAACGGCGAGCCCTTCGGGAAATTGAAAGACGGCCAGGAGATGCGCCTTTACACCCTCACCAATAAAAACAATGCCAAAGCCACCTTCACCAATTACGGCGGCCGTTTGGTAGGCCTCTGGGTACCAGACAAAAACGGCAAAATGACTGATGTAGTAGTTGGTTTGCCCAGCGCCACCGCGTTTGAGAGTTCCTCAGAACCGTATTTCGGGGCTACCATCGGCCGCTTCGGGAACCGCATTGCTAAAGGCAAGTTCACCTTGGAAGGCAAAGAATACACGCTGCCCATCAATAACGCACCCAACACATTGCATGGCGGCAAAAAAGGCTTTCAGGATGTAGTGTGGCAGGCCCAGCAGACCAGCGCCAACACCATTGTGCTCACGTACACGTCCAAAGACATGGAAGAAGGATTCCCTGGTAACCTGACCGCCAAGGTGACCTATACACTCACCGATGACAACCAACTAACCATGGACTACGAGGCTACCACTGACAAAACCACCGTGGTCAACCTCACAAACCATGCGTTCTTCAACCTCAACGGCGAGGGCAGCGGCACCATTCTCAACCACACCCTGCAAGTAAACGCTGATACCTACACACCCATTGATGCTACCTTAATCCCGACCGGGAAAATTGAGCCGGTGGCTGGCACGCCGTTTGACTTTAAGAACCCCACCGCTATTGGCGCCAGAATCAATGACAAAAACGAGCAGCTCAAGAATGGCGCGGGCTATGACCACAATTTCGTGTTGAACCAAAGCACTGATACCGGCCTGTTCAAAGCAGCCACCGCCATTGGTGACAAAAGCGGAATTGTGCTGGAAGTGCTCACGCAAGAGCCCGGTCTGCAGTTTTACAGCGGCAATTTCATGAAAAGCCAGAACACGTTCAAAGGCGGCAGCAAAGATGATTACAGAACGGCCTTCTGCCTGGAGACGCAGCATTTTCCAGATTCACCAAACCAGCCCAACTTC